The Henckelia pumila isolate YLH828 chromosome 2, ASM3356847v2, whole genome shotgun sequence genome includes a window with the following:
- the LOC140878511 gene encoding uncharacterized protein, whose translation MASTCISSCVSDARVPIRATYVNLYKWPESDAEFVRSMSSNVRRGSASSVYGHPRVVDSLSCRQLYLRSYNFSREEDHDEKTIKCLGKGTSYKEKETKSRGSGGRRRRRAERAKMVSCSALRSIFRRLLSCTTEIDVAN comes from the coding sequence ATGGCCTCTACATGCATATCAAGCTGCGTAAGCGACGCCCGTGTTCCGATAAGGGCCACCTACGTCAACCTCTACAAGTGGCCGGAATCGGACGCGGAGTTCGTGAGGTCGATGAGCTCCAACGTCCGCCGGGGATCCGCTAGTTCTGTGTACGGTCACCCGAGGGTGGTTGATAGTCTTTCATGCAGGCAGTTGTATTTGAGGAGCTACAATTTCTCTAGAGAAGAAGATCATGATGAAAAGACCATTAAGTGCCTTGGCAAAGGTACTAGTTATAAGGAGAAGGAGACGAAGTCCCGCGGCAGCGGtgggaggaggaggaggagggcGGAGAGGGCCAAGATGGTGTCTTGCTCCGCCTTGAGATCGATTTTCAGGCGACTGCTGTCATGCACCACCGAGATTGATGTTGCCAATTGA
- the LOC140879667 gene encoding calcium-transporting ATPase 4, endoplasmic reticulum-type-like has translation MGKGGQNYGKSEILDDKSEKKGDYYPAWSEDVKECQEKYQVNKDYGLSADDVSKRREIHGFNELEKHEGPSILRLVLDQFNDTLVRILLVAAVVSFVLAWCDGDEGGEMEITAFVEPLVIFLILIVNAIVGVWQENNAEKALEALKEIQSEHASVIRDGRKISHLPARELVPGDIVELRVGDKIPADMRVLSLISSTLRVEQGSLTGESEAVSKTTKAVAEDVDIQGKKCMVFAGTTVVNGHCICLVTQIGMSTEIGKVHSQIHEASQSEDDTPLKKKLNEFGEVLTAIIGVICALVWLINVKYFLSWEFVDGWPRNFKFSFEKCTYYFEIAVALAVAAIPEGLPAVITTCLALGTRKMAAKNALVRKLPSVETLGCTTVICSDKTGTLTTNQMAVAKLVAMGSEANKVRSFDVQGTSYNPFDGKIQNWSEGQLDPNLMMIAKIAAICNDADVEKSGHDKSEHCVANGMPTEAALKVLVEKMGLPRELSTSSEYDGLLRCSYKWNKIEQRIATLEFDRDRKSMGVIVSSITGKKLLLVKGAVENLLERSSYVQLRDGSIAELNQSSREVILKSLNEMSTRALRVLGFAYTDELPEKFTTYNGNEDHPAHELLMNPANYSSIESKLIFVGLAGLRDPPRKEVPQAIEDCRTAGIRVMVITGDNKDTAEAICREIGVFGRDETFSSRSLTGKEFMELSARDKETHLAQSGGLLFSRAEPRHKQEIVRLLKDSGEVVAMTGDGVNDAPALKLADIGIAMGIAGTEVAKEASDMVLADDNFSSIVAAVGEGRSIYNNMKAFIRYMISSNMGEVASIFLTAALGIPEGLIPVQLLWVNLVTDGPPATALGFNPPDKDIMKKPPRRSDDSLISPWILFRYLVIGSYVGLATVGIFIIWYTHSSFLGINLVGDGHSLVTYSQLANWGQCHTWQNFSVSPFTAGALEFKFDDPCDYFHEGKVKAMTLSLSVLVAIEMFNSLNALSEDGSLVSMPPWVNPWLLLAMSVSFGLHFLILYVPFLARVFGIVPLSLNEWLLVLAVALPVILIDEILKFVGRCTSGIRTSSARRSSKHKAE, from the exons ATGGGGAAAGGAGGGCAAAATTATGGTAAAAGTGAGATTTTGGATGACAAGAGTGAGAAGAAAGGGGATTACTATCCAGCTTGGAGTGAAGATGTCAAAGAATGTCAAGAAAAGTATCAAGTGAACAAGGATTATGGGTTGTCGGCTGATGATGTTAGCAAAAGGAGGGAGATCCATGGGTTCAATGAGTTAGAGAAACATGAGGGGCCTTCGATTCTTAGGTTGGTTCTCGATCAGTTTAATGATACTTTAGTGAGGATTTTACTGGTGGCAGCGGTAGTATCCTTTGTGTTGGCGTGGTGTGATGGGGATGAAGGTGGTGAGATGGAGATCACAGCTTTCGTGGAGCCTTTGGTTATCTTCTTGATATTGATTGTGAATGCGATAGTTGGAGTTTGGCAGGAGAACAATGCGGAGAAAGCTTTGGAAGCATTGAAGGAAATCCAGTCAGAACATGCCAGTGTTATTCGAGACGGTAGAAAAATTTCTCATTTGCCAGCCAGAGAGCTTGTTCCAGGAGATATTGTTGAGTTGAGAGTTGGAGATAAGATTCCGGCTGATATGAGGGTTTTAAGTTTGATTAGCTCAACCCTCCGAGTTGAACAAGGGTCCTTAACTGGAGAAAGCGAGGCAGTGAGTAAAACTACTAAGGCTGTTGCGGAGGATGTTGATATTCAGGGTAAGAAGTGTATGGTGTTTGCTGGAACGACTGTGGTGAATGGGCATTGTATTTGTTTGGTGACTCAGATTGGGATGAGTACGGAGATTGGAAAGGTGCACTCACAGATTCACGAGGCATCCCAAAGTGAGGATGACACCCCTTTGAAGAAGAAGTTAAATGAGTTTGGAGAGGTTTTAACTGCTATAATTGGAGTGATATGTGCCTTGGTATGGTTGATTAATGTAAAATACTTCCTTTCGTGGGAGTTTGTTGATGGTTGGCCTAGAAATTTCAAGTTCTCGTTTGAGAAGTGCACTTATTACTTTGAGATTGCTGTTGCACTGGCGGTTGCTGCTATTCCAGAAGGTTTACCTGCTGTTATCACAACTTGCTTGGCCCTTGGGACACGCAAAATGGCTGCTAAAAATGCTCTAGTTCGCAAGTTGCCGAGTGTTGAAACCCTTGGATGCACTACCGTGATTTGCTCTGATAAAACTGGCACTTTGACCACTAATCAGATGGCAGTAGCAAAACTTGTTGCCATGGGTTCTGAGGCGAATAAAGTTCGATCATTTGATGTACAAGGAACTTCTTACAACCCATTTGATGGTAAAATCCAGAACTGGTCAGAGGGTCAATTAGATCCAAACCTCATGATGATTGCAAAGATTGCTGCTATTTGTAATGACGCGGATGTTGAAAAATCTGGACATGACAAATCTGAACATTGTGTCGCCAATGGAATGCCAACTGAAGCAGCACTTAAG GTTCTGGTGGAGAAAATGGGCCTTCCACGTGAGTTAAGTACCTCTTCAGAATATGACGGTCTTCTAA GGTGCTCCTACAAATGGAATAAAATTGAACAGCGGATTGCCACCCTTGAGTTTGATAGAGATAGAAAATCCATGGGAGTCATTGTAAGTTCAATCACAGGAAAAAAGTTGCTACTTGTAAAG GGTGCAGTTGAGAATTTACTGGAAAGAAGCTCCTATGTGCAATTGCGTGATGGCTCTATAGCAGAATTAAATCAAAGTTCGAGGGAAGTTATATTAAAGAGCCTTAATGAAATGTCAACACGGGCGTTAAGAGTTCTGGGTTTTGCATACACGGATGAACTTCCAGAAAAGTTTACGACATATAATGGCAATGAAGACCATCCGGCTCATGAACTCTTAATGAACCCTGCAAACTATTCGTCAATTGAGAGCAAGTTGATCTTTGTTGGTTTAGCTGGTTTAAGA GATCCTCCAAGGAAAGAAGTACCCCAAGCAATTGAGGATTGCAGAACAGCTGGCATTCGAGTTATGGTGATAACTGGAGATAACAAAGATACAGCTGAAGCCATTTGTCGAGAAATAGGGGTTTTTGGCCGTGATGAGACATTCAGTTCAAGAAGCTTAACAGGAAAAGAATTTATGGAGCTTTCTGCTCGTGACAAAGAGACACATTTAGCACAAAGTGGAGGGCTTCTTTTCTCTAGGGCTGAACCAAGACACAAACAAGAAATAGTGAGGTTGCTCAAGGATTCTGGTGAGGTTGTTGCAATGACAGGGGATGGAGTGAATGATGCACCTGCCCTGAAATTGGCTGATATAGGGATAGCAATGGGCATTGCTGGGACTGAG GTTGCGAAGGAGGCTTCTGACATGGTTTTAGCAGATGATAATTTCAGTTCAATTGTTGCAGCAGTTGGTGAAGGCAGATCTatttataataacatgaaaGCTTTTATCAG GTACATGATCTCCTCGAACATGGGTGAAGTTGCCTCCATATTCTTGACTGCCGCTTTAGGCATTCCGGAGGGTCTGATTCCAGTCCAACTTCTGTGGGTTAATTTGGTAACTGATGGACCACCAGCTACCGCTTTGGGCTTCAATCCACCAGACAAAGACATAATGAAGAAACCGCCTAGAAGAAGTGACGATTCATTGATCAGTCCATGGATTCTCTTTCGTTATTTG GTGATTGGATCGTATGTTGGCTTAGCAACTGTCGGGATATTCATCATTTGGTACACTCATTCATCTTTCTTGGGCATCAACCTCGTTGGAGATGGCCACAGCCTTGTAACGTATTCTCAACTAGCCAACTGGGGCCAGTGCCACACCTGGCAGAATTTTTCAGTCTCACCCTTCACAGCTGGAGCACTGGAGTTCAAATTTGATGACCCGTGTGACTACTTCCACGAGGGCAAAGTCAAGGCCATGACTCTCTCACTCTCTGTATTAGTTGCCATTGAAATGTTTAATTCACTCAACGCGCTATCCGAAGATGGGAGCCTCGTGTCAATGCCTCCCTGGGTCAATCCATGGCTCCTTTTGGCTATGTCAGTCTCATTTGGCTTGCACTTTTTGATCCTATACGTACCTTTCCTTGCCAGAGTATTCGGGATCGTACCTCTGAGTTTGAACGAATGGTTGTTGGTCCTGGCGGTCGCTTTGCCTGTGATTTTAATCGATGAAATCCTCAAGTTTGTGGGTAGATGTACGAGTGGGATCCGAACTTCAAGTGCAAGAAGGTCTTCAAAGCACAAAGCAGAGTGA
- the LOC140880401 gene encoding protein GAMETOPHYTE DEFECTIVE 1: protein MGFFDLNIPYHESDRHVTDKSSRKSRRLKLALKAMEFGYTGIAYNRTLRGVMSESDSCSIPLFPVSSFLKLVPSSSALSAAVKFHRELLNVSVSAPFRQYTRITVIVDSPSQVAALNVGNPVLKSYDIAAVRPLNQNAFDQACQTSEVDIIAIDFSEKLPFRLKQHMVKAAIKRGLYFEITYSGLLGDAQSRRLMISNSKMLVDWTRGKNLIFSGAAASAMELRGPQDVSNLFSLLGLSIEHAKAAISKNCRSLLANALRKKQFYKEAIKVEEIPSRGQVNRKQPAFDEWLKWDPISSGEGDLLLDDMEKFFSMADCTTKNVKKTIDFTSSMNGMPVHGLQIKDLISGAKAVPKRPDTCKYLSDAMEAEVAVAVCEKLEVENGLNTFLEEQLSQVRNEGDCHALSPEHCGTVLLPECQASSHGVTIVHSASGFKESKVSLDSLPNELVSTFPLPEGARTSLSDEEMRYQVSGLADSEIMPFKSCTSNLVSKFEEAVLVSRDELTYSNVLEADVATETQLQDRKSQICSGSVSPDTEQVHIITVRDKSIIIAENNSSDGFLSPSVKSSVSNSQVEESNVKNSLEIITSVQEDNDQVSNKVVDKRKRERYLASSDLALQDICIERKKLKEMAYSSVDLDDKFTVDESFNPVTNPDEPFLENVMDKWKQVDPVTIYQGHGKSMAGSKRRKRNALHQPFLFPFKHFLKPSQCGRKTRKLKPLTSI, encoded by the exons ATGGGATTCTTCGACCTGAACATACCCTACCATGAATCCGACCGCCACGTCACCGATAAATCCTCCCGCAAATCCCGCCGTCTCAAGCTCGCTCTTAAAGCCATGGAGTTCGGATACACGGGTATCGCATACAATCGAACCCTCAGAGGCGTCATGTCCGAATCTGACAGCTGCTCCATCCCTCTCTTCCCCGTCTCCTCCTTCTTGAAGCTCGTCCCTTCATCTTCTGCTCTGTCGGCTGCCGTCAAGTTCCATCGTGAACTCCTGAACGTCTCCGTTTCCGCCCCTTTCCGTCAGTACACACGCATTACTGTAATCGTCGATAGTCCCTCCCAAGTCGCGGCTCTCAATGTTGGAAACCCCGTTCTCAAGAGCTATGATATTGCTGCTGTAAGACCTTTGAATCAGAATGCATTCGATCAGGCTTGCCAAACATCCGAG GTGGATATAATTGCAATTGATTTCTCCGAGAAGTTGCCGTTCAGGTTGAAGCAACATATGGTCAAAGCTGCTATAAAG CGTGGGTTGTACTTTGAGATTACATACTCAGGTCTTCTTGGTGATGCACAATCGAGGCGGCTTATGATATCCAATAGCAAG ATGCTTGTTGACTGGACACGAGGGAAGAATCTAATATTCTCTGGTGCTGCCGCTTCTGCAATGGAGCTTAGAGGACCTCAGGATGTGTCAAATTTGTTTTCTTTACTCGGACTTTCTATAGAACATGCTAAAGCGGCAATTTCCAAAAACTGCAG ATCTCTCCTAGCTAATGCATTGAGGAAGAAACAATTTTACAAGGAGGCTATTAAGGTTGAAGAAATACCATCACGTGGGCAAGTTAATCGAAAGCAGCCTGCATTTGATGAGTGGCTTAAATGGGATCCTATTTCGAGTGGTGAGGGAGATTTGCTGCTGGATGACATGGAGAAGTTTTTCTCCATGGCTGACTGTACAACCAAGAATGTGAAAAAAACAATCGACTTTACTTCATCTATGAATGGTATGCCTGTGCATGGTCTGCAGATCAAAGATCTTATTTCTGGGGCTAAGGCAGTGCCCAAGCGACCAGATACTTGCAAGTACTTGTCTGATGCCATGGAGGCTGAAGTGGCTGTTGCAGTTTGTGAGAAGCTTGAAGTGGAGAATGGTCTCAATACTTTCTTGGAAGAGCAACTCAGCCAAGTCAGAAACGAAGGTGACTGTCACGCTTTGAGTCCAGAACATTGTGGTACTGTTCTTCTGCCTGAATGTCAAGCTTCGTCTCATGGGGTCACAATTGTACATTCAGCCTCTGGTTTCAAAGAATCAAAAGTGTCATTAGATTCTCTTCCCAATGAACTAGTTTCTACTTTTCCTCTGCCTGAAGGGGCCCGAACTTCTCTAAGTGATGAGGAGATGAGATATCAAGTGTCTGGTTTGGCAGATTCTGAAATTATGCCCTTTAAGTCCTGCACTTCAAACCTTGTATCAAAATTTGAAGAAGCTGTATTAGTTTCACGTGATGAACTAACTTATTCAAATGTCCTGGAAGCAGATGTTGCAACTGAAACACAATTACAAGATAGGAAATCACAAATTTGCAGTGGAAGTGTTTCACCTGACACTGAGCAAGTTCATATCATCACAGTGAGAGACAAAAGTATCATCATTGCTGAAAATAATTCATCTGATGGTTTTCTTAGTCCCTCAGTTAAATCTAGTGTCTCTAACTCACAAGTGGAAGAATCCAATGTCAAAAATAGCCTTGAAATAATCACCTCTGTCCAGGAAGATAATGATCAAGTTTCGAACAAGGTCGTCgataaaagaaaaagagagcGGTACTTGGCATCATCTGATCTAGCTCTACAAGATATCTGTATAGAGAGGAAAAAACTCAAAGAAATGGCATATAGTTCTGTCGATTTAGATGATAAGTTTACcgtggatgaatcttttaatcCCGTGACAAATCCCGATGAGCCATTTTTAGAGAATGTGATGGATAAATGGAAGCAAGTAGACCCCGTCACTATATACCAGGGGCATGGTAAATCAATGGCGG GAAGCAAAAGAAGAAAACGAAATGCCCTTCATCAACCTTTTTTATTTCCTTTCAAGCATTTTTTGAAACCCAGCCAATGCGGGAGGAAGACTCGGAAGTTAAAGCCTCTGACAAGCATTTGA
- the LOC140878512 gene encoding uncharacterized protein — MFGHNYAYDHSSEFLSHYPLADTTTFTPSPLLPRLAIPGDENDAVPALRSELGYTSSGCSSSITTNYYLQYSPTLIQRSISSHSLLKNSDAHSPISTSPAMFLEPTITSSVRKASSTGDLLGVNMAQRNQRSNSPLSNDQNCVMESMNRACKYSPEEKKERIERYRSKRNLRNFNKKIKYECRKTLADSRPRIRGRFARNDETEKTPQQWDNLYVEEDDEGDDNWINFLDAFQQNLIP; from the exons ATGTTCGGACACAACTATGCCTATGACCATTCCTCAGAATTCCTCAGCCATTATCCCTTAGCAGACACCACCACATTTACACCTTCGCCGCTCCTACCTCGTCTCGCCATTCCTGGAGACGAGAACGACGCTGTACCGGCATTGAGGTCCGAGCTCGGATACACCAGCAGTGGCTGTAGCAGCTCGATAACGACTAATTATTATTTACAGTATAGTCCCACTTTGATTCAGAGGAGCATCAGCAGCCACTCTCTACTCAAAAATTCGGATGCCCACTCCCCAATAAGTACATCACCTGCCATGTTTCTTGAGCCGACGATCACTTCCTCTGTCAGGAAGGCTTCGAGCACCGGTGATTTGCTG GGTGTAAACATGGCACAAAGAAACCAGAGATCAAACAGTCCGTTATCAAATGATCAGAACTGTGTAATGGAAAGTATGAACAGAGCATGTAAATACAGCCCCGAAGAGAAAAAGGAACGAATCGAGAGATACAGAAGCAAGAGAAATCTTAGGAATTTCAACAAGAAGATCAAG TATGAATGTAGGAAGACTTTAGCTGATAGTCGTCCACGTATCAGAGGAAGATTCGCGAGGAATGATGAAACAGAGAAGACCCCTCAACAGTGGGACAATTTATATGTCGAGGAAGATGATGAGGGCGACGATAACTGGATCAATTTTCTTGATGCTTTTCAGCAAAATCTAATCCCCTAA